The genome window CGCTGGTCAGGATTGGAGAAGGTCGTCCCCGGCAATTCGTCGTGGATCATCTGCATCGCCGTGCCGATGATCCGTTCCACGATACCGCCGTAGTGCGGCTGCCCGAGCGGGCGATAGTCCAACCGGATGCCATGCTGCTCGCAGCCACGGCGCAGCGCCTCGCTCTTGAACTCAGCCGCGTTGTCCAAGTAGAGCAGTCTGGGCTTGCCGCTCATCGGCCAATCCATCTCTACGTTCAACCCTTCCAACCAAGGGCGCTTGTCGCAGGCGGCATGCACCAAGCACAAGCCGACCGAGACGGCGGACGGGGCTTCCAGCGTAACGACCATGCCAACCACGCAGCGGGTGAATACGTCGATGGCGAGGGTCAGGTATGGACGGCCAATCGGTTGCCGGTCGCGCTCGTCCACCACGATCAGGTCGATGACTGTGTGGTCGATCTGCACCTGCTCCAGCGGCGCGGAGACGGGTGGCGGAACACCACCAACACCTTGCAGGTCGCGGGCGGCATCTTGTCCTTCCCGGCGGTGAGTGACCTCGCGCGGATCGAGGCCGGCGATCCGCAGAGCCACCGTGTTGCGCGCCGGCACCCGCAGCTTTTGCAGCTTGCACGCCCGCACAACTTCGCGGTGGAACGCCGCCAAGCTACGCTTCTGCTTGGTCAGGAAGCGCTTTTGCAGTAACTCGCGGATGATTCGTTCGACCGACTCCGGCAAGCGGCCTTTACCTTTGCCACCGCTCGACTGCCCAAGAGCCAAGTCAGTGACCAGCCCCGATCCTAGCCGGGCACGGCGGATCAGGACGTAGACCTGCCGCCGGGACAGCCCCAATGCCTGGGCTGCCGCGTCGGCCGCTTCATGCCCAACCGTCTCCGACTGCGCCAACGGCCCAATGATCTCCGCGCGACGACGCGCACGCTCCCATGCCTGTTCTGGCAGGGTGGCCACGCCGTGCTCGGTAATCGGTGCGGTATCGGTCGCCATGCTCATCTCGCTTTGGTGCACACGAGTATTGAGCATAGACGAGTTTCGTGCAGAGGAGTCCTGATATCTGGCTGTCAGGAGCCGTATGCACAAGAGGCTTCAAACCGCGCTGAATGGTGCAGTCGTCTTCTGAAAATGACAGCCGCTCCTACTGGCCCGTCAAGCGCCAGGCCGCCACGGCGGATCGCATCGCCAACCACAAGGGACGCAACCCGCAAGAGCGCGCCGCCCTGAAACAGCGCCTGCTGCGCAAGTGGATGAGCAAATGAGCGTGTCCAGCATCGAGACGCTGGCCAGCGCTTGGGCGCGGATCGCCGAGGAAGTGGAGTTCCCGAAGCCACCGCCTCACCAGAAGCGCACAGTGCCAGCGAGGCGATCCAGGAACGGATTCGGGAGCACATCGTCGCCACCGACGACATGCGCCTGTTTGGTCTGCTGCACCTGTTGGGCCAAGCGTCGCTGCGCATGGAACAAACGCTGTGGCCGGAGGAATACGAGAGTGCATGACCCGTGAGGTCGAGGAAGCCCTGCGGGAGGCCGACGACCCCAACGCCAGGCGCATACCCATGAAGAAGTCATGCAGGCGATGCAGGAGCGTATCGACCGGGTGCGAAACAAACCATGTTGATCGCTTGACGGAAATTTCTGGGGTTCCGGCTTGCAACCCCATGTGGTATGCGGCACGGTAGGGTCATGGCAAGGTGAATGCCGGCACCCCTTACAAGGGGAAGGCCACATGAAATGCCTTCCACATGATCGATAATGGCAGTGATCAACGTTTCGTCAACCAGCTTTCCTCGAAACGATCTGCTGGCTTGGGTCTTCCGAAATGAAATCCTTGCGCCAGATGGCATCCCATGGCCAGCAAAGCCGTCGCCTGATCGGCATGCTCGATGCCTTCGGCCAGGGTTTCCAGTTCCATGCCGCGGCCCATCGCGATGATCGTGCCGACGATGGAGCGATCGTTTCGGTCGCTCAACATGTCGCGCACGAAAGAGATATCGATCTTGAGCCGGCTCACCGGGAATCGCTTGAGATAGGACAGCGAGGAATAGCCGGTTCCGAAATCGTCGATCGATAACGAGAACCCGGCGGCCGCCAGGGCCTGCGTGATCTCCACGGCCCGGTCCGGGTCGCGCATCATGCCGCTCTCGGTCAGTTCGAGCTCGATGCGGGCGGGAGCGGCGCCGTTCTCTCGTGCAATCCGTATGGCGGTGTCCACGAAACCGTCGTCCTCTAATTGTCTGGCCGAGACATTGACGGCGACTCTCCCGGGCATCGGGCGGCCGTCCGTTTCCCATTGGCGCACCTGCCCGCAGGCCGCGGCGAGCGCCCATTCTCCCAGGGAAACGATCAGGCCGCGCTCCTCAGCGATGGGGATGAAGTCGGCGGGACTGACGGAACCCCATTCGGGATCCGTCCAGCGCATCAAGGCTTCGGCGCCGATCAGCGCGCCGCTCGCCAGATTCACCTGCGGCTGATAATGGAGCTGCAATTGTCCATTGATAAGCGCCTTTTCGAGCCGCTTGGCGATGCCCAGGCGGCGCGCCAGTTCCTCGCCCATTTCGGCGCGGTAAAAGCGGTAGCCACCGCCCGCGCCCTTGGCGCGATACATGGCGATGTCGGCATGCTTGAGCAGTGCCTCGGTAGATGTCCCGTCTTCCGGGAAAATGGCGATACCGATGCTCGTCGAGACGCTGAAGCCCTGGTCGCCCACGGCTATCGGGGTCGCCAATGCCTCGGCGATCCGCTCCGCGATGCGCACGGCCGCCTTGCCGGAATCCGACGCAATGATGACGAACTCGTCGCCGGATAACCGCGCGAGCGTCTCCTCTTCGCGCAGGGCCTCCCGGAAGCGCCGCGCCACCTCCACGAGCACGCGGTCGCCCGCATCGTGGCCGAGCGTGTCGTTGATGTCCTTGAACCGGTCCAGATCGAGGAAGAGCAGGGCCAGCCGCTGGCCGCGTCGCTCGGCGGCCGCCAGTTCGTGGCGCAATCGATCCATGAACAGGGCGCGGTTGGGCAACACGGTCAAGGGATCATAGAACGCCAGAGTTTCGATCCGCGTTTCGGCCGCCTTGCGGTCGGTGATGTCCTGCACGGTGCCCACGGCCTTGATCGGCCGATGTTCGCCATCGAACTCGATCTCCGCCCGTTCTTCCACCCAGCGCGCTTCCCCATCCGCGACGATGCGGTGTTGCAGGTGGTAGGGCGCGCCCGCGAGCGCCGCCTGCCAGGCCGCGTCGACCATCTCCCGATCCTCCGGATGGACGCAGGCGAGGAAGGTCCCATAACGGATGGCTGCCTTCCGATCGACGCCGAAAATCCTGTAGACCTCCGGCGACCAGGCCAGCGTCCCGGCCAGGAAATCGAGCCGCCAGCTGCCGATGCGCGCCACTTCCTGGGCGCGCAGCAATGTGGTTTCGCTCTCCCGCAATGCGTCCTGGAGGCGGGCCTGTTCGGTCATGTCTTCCACGATGACCAGCAGACGAGCTTCTTCTTCTTCTTCTTCCGCAAGGCGGATGCCAGTCAGGGTTGCGCGCACGGGGATCGCCGGGCCATCCGGCGCGCGCGCCATTTCGAAAAACAGGTCACGCTTGACGATGCCGGTTTCCCGAACCTCGTGCAAATGGTGATCGAGACCTTCCGCCCGGATCAGCATCGCCAGCGGTTGGCCGTGCGCATCCATCTCGCTCAACTCGAAGCGCCGGGCAAAGGCGCGGTTGATCGAGATGACCGTGAGGTCGGCCGTCAGCACGGCTAGTCCGTCGGGAATCGCCGAGAACACCAGTTCCGCGTATTCCCGCAGGGACAGGATCGCCTGCCGGTCTGCATGGACATAGGTGTCCATCGCCAGTCCCATGTCGAACAGGACGATCTTGAGCAGGGACTGGAGTGTCGCGATGGCTAGGTCGGGATCGTCGCCGAGGCGTTGCCACAGGTCGGGCAGCGCATCGGCGAGATACTTGGCGTACGCCCCGAGATACCATTGCGTCTCCAGGCCGATGCGCTGATGCGCAAGGCCCACGCGCAGGCGATGGCGCACGTAGTCGGCGTCATAGGTCCCGGCCGTGAGGGTATCGAAGTACTGCGCCTGGGTGGTTCTGAGACGATCGAGCGACGCCTCGTCCGGAATGAACCGCCGCGTTTCCTCGAAGCGCAGCAGATGATCGTAGAAACGCCGCGCGAAATCCTGCTCCGTGCCGGAAAGCAGCCCGTGCAGGCGTTTGAGCCGGGCGGCATCCTCGTCCGTGAATTCAAGGAAGATTTTGCGCGCGGCGATGCCGGCCTCGGTCAGACCGAGCGCGGCCATCATCGCCTGGGCCATCTCGTCGGCCGGCTTCATCGCACCCGCTCGCGCAGCCATCCATTCCGGCGACACGAAATGGCCGTCAGGCTTGCTTGCTTGCTTGCTTGCTTGCTTGCTTGCGCAAGGCGCTTTCCAATTCACGGTTCTTGTTGTTCATGGACTCATCCGGTTGCACGGCGGCGGGACGCCGAAGGTCTCGCGGTACGCGAGATACAGCCGCCGTTCGAGGCCGCGCCAGTTTTCCTCGACGATCCGGAACCTCACCTTCGCCCTCCCTTCCGCCAGATGGCGGTGAAGCATCATGTTACCACTGCTGCCCCGCAGGTGATCAGCCAGGCGCTTGCGCAAGCCCTGTGTCGAGCCGATATACACCACCGGCAGTCGCTCGACCGCGTCGGCGGGACATCGGTTCTCGACGGCGACCGGCGCG of Variovorax paradoxus contains these proteins:
- a CDS encoding Mu transposase C-terminal domain-containing protein, with translation MATDTAPITEHGVATLPEQAWERARRRAEIIGPLAQSETVGHEAADAAAQALGLSRRQVYVLIRRARLGSGLVTDLALGQSSGGKGKGRLPESVERIIRELLQKRFLTKQKRSLAAFHREVVRACKLQKLRVPARNTVALRIAGLDPREVTHRREGQDAARDLQGVGGVPPPVSAPLEQVQIDHTVIDLIVVDERDRQPIGRPYLTLAIDVFTRCVVGMVVTLEAPSAVSVGLCLVHAACDKRPWLEGLNVEMDWPMSGKPRLLYLDNAAEFKSEALRRGCEQHGIRLDYRPLGQPHYGGIVERIIGTAMQMIHDELPGTTFSNPDQRGEYASEKMAALTLRELERWLTLAVGTYHGSVHNGLLQPPAARWAEAITRTGVPTVITRATAFLVDFLPIIRRTLTRTGFVIDHIHYYADALKPWIARRDRLPAFLIRRDPRDISRIWVLEPEGQHYLEIPYRTLSHPAVTLWEQRQALAKLRQQGREQVDESALFRMIGQMREIVTTAQKATRKARRDADRRQHLKATAPPVKTTPPPDADMADPQADNQPPAKPFDQIEEW
- a CDS encoding EAL domain-containing protein yields the protein MNWKAPCASKQASKQASKPDGHFVSPEWMAARAGAMKPADEMAQAMMAALGLTEAGIAARKIFLEFTDEDAARLKRLHGLLSGTEQDFARRFYDHLLRFEETRRFIPDEASLDRLRTTQAQYFDTLTAGTYDADYVRHRLRVGLAHQRIGLETQWYLGAYAKYLADALPDLWQRLGDDPDLAIATLQSLLKIVLFDMGLAMDTYVHADRQAILSLREYAELVFSAIPDGLAVLTADLTVISINRAFARRFELSEMDAHGQPLAMLIRAEGLDHHLHEVRETGIVKRDLFFEMARAPDGPAIPVRATLTGIRLAEEEEEEARLLVIVEDMTEQARLQDALRESETTLLRAQEVARIGSWRLDFLAGTLAWSPEVYRIFGVDRKAAIRYGTFLACVHPEDREMVDAAWQAALAGAPYHLQHRIVADGEARWVEERAEIEFDGEHRPIKAVGTVQDITDRKAAETRIETLAFYDPLTVLPNRALFMDRLRHELAAAERRGQRLALLFLDLDRFKDINDTLGHDAGDRVLVEVARRFREALREEETLARLSGDEFVIIASDSGKAAVRIAERIAEALATPIAVGDQGFSVSTSIGIAIFPEDGTSTEALLKHADIAMYRAKGAGGGYRFYRAEMGEELARRLGIAKRLEKALINGQLQLHYQPQVNLASGALIGAEALMRWTDPEWGSVSPADFIPIAEERGLIVSLGEWALAAACGQVRQWETDGRPMPGRVAVNVSARQLEDDGFVDTAIRIARENGAAPARIELELTESGMMRDPDRAVEITQALAAAGFSLSIDDFGTGYSSLSYLKRFPVSRLKIDISFVRDMLSDRNDRSIVGTIIAMGRGMELETLAEGIEHADQATALLAMGCHLAQGFHFGRPKPADRFEESWLTKR